The following coding sequences lie in one Methanobrevibacter sp. genomic window:
- a CDS encoding DUF763 domain-containing protein, producing the protein MQRRGAVNLPLHGGHPPKWLFTRMVDLSGALASVIIEEYSLQEFLNRISNPYWFQAFSCVLGFDWHSSGTTTTTLGALKASLSPEEHGIYLTGGKGAKSRKTPEGIEHAGEVFNLKTKTTEKLVETSKLSAKIDNSCIQDGYTLYQHNFFVTEKGDWAVVQQGLNTENKYARRYHWLGSEVDDLLNDPHSGISCDQITPQTLNMPAEESKEAQKISVDLINDNPNHLRQYFKRKDNQMLLEDFTMPAHHPVLDMDISDKEFEVLTKAWEIQPENYEELILLQGIGPKKIRALALISDLVYGEPASWKDPVKYSFTHGGKDGFPYPVDREVYDNSIQTIRDALDQARIKKEEKLRAIKRLDDFIS; encoded by the coding sequence ATGCAAAGAAGAGGTGCAGTTAATTTACCGCTACATGGAGGTCACCCTCCAAAATGGCTATTTACAAGAATGGTTGACCTGTCAGGAGCTCTGGCTTCAGTAATCATTGAAGAATATAGCTTACAGGAGTTCCTGAATAGAATATCCAATCCATACTGGTTTCAGGCATTTTCATGTGTTTTAGGTTTTGATTGGCATTCCTCCGGAACCACAACAACAACATTGGGAGCGCTTAAAGCATCTCTAAGTCCGGAAGAGCATGGAATATACCTTACAGGAGGCAAAGGTGCCAAATCCAGAAAGACCCCTGAAGGAATCGAGCATGCAGGTGAAGTATTCAACCTGAAAACAAAGACAACAGAAAAGCTCGTTGAAACAAGTAAATTATCTGCCAAAATAGACAATTCCTGCATTCAGGACGGATACACATTATACCAGCACAATTTCTTCGTAACTGAAAAGGGAGACTGGGCAGTCGTCCAGCAGGGCCTGAATACTGAAAACAAATATGCAAGACGTTATCACTGGCTTGGAAGTGAAGTCGATGATTTGCTGAATGACCCTCACAGCGGAATTTCCTGCGACCAGATAACACCACAGACACTGAACATGCCTGCTGAAGAAAGCAAGGAAGCTCAAAAAATAAGTGTTGATTTGATTAACGATAATCCAAATCATTTAAGACAATATTTTAAAAGAAAAGACAATCAGATGCTTTTGGAAGATTTTACCATGCCTGCACACCACCCGGTTTTGGACATGGACATTTCAGACAAGGAATTTGAAGTTCTGACAAAAGCATGGGAAATTCAACCTGAAAATTATGAGGAACTGATTCTGCTTCAGGGAATCGGACCTAAAAAAATAAGGGCACTGGCACTGATTTCAGATTTGGTTTACGGTGAACCTGCAAGCTGGAAAGACCCTGTAAAATACAGTTTCACTCACGGCGGAAAAGACGGTTTTCCATATCCTGTTGACAGGGAAGTATATGACAATTCCATCCAAACAATAAGGGATGCGCTTGACCAGGCACGCATAAAAAAAGAAGAAAAGTTAAGAGCCATCAAGAGACTCGATGATTTTATATCCTAG
- a CDS encoding tRNA (cytidine(56)-2'-O)-methyltransferase has product MNVNVLRLDHRLKRDTRITTHVCLTARAFGASKIFLSGEKDNNLMENVRDTASRFGGTFEIEYAESYMGVINKWKADGGKVVHLTMYGSQAHEIAPEVRQDGSDILIVVGGSKVPGKVYKAADWNVSVTTQPHSEVSSLAVFQHLLMDGKEFELEFENPVLEVIPTAHGKNVNIHNENR; this is encoded by the coding sequence ATGAATGTAAATGTTTTAAGATTGGACCACAGATTAAAAAGAGATACTCGTATAACAACTCATGTATGCTTAACCGCACGTGCATTCGGAGCAAGCAAAATCTTTCTTTCAGGAGAAAAAGACAACAATCTAATGGAAAATGTACGTGATACAGCTTCAAGATTCGGAGGAACATTTGAAATAGAATATGCAGAAAGTTATATGGGCGTAATCAATAAATGGAAAGCTGACGGAGGAAAAGTAGTGCATCTTACAATGTATGGATCACAGGCTCATGAAATAGCTCCTGAAGTTCGCCAAGATGGTTCCGATATTTTAATTGTTGTCGGCGGTTCCAAAGTTCCCGGAAAAGTCTACAAGGCTGCCGATTGGAATGTGTCAGTAACAACACAGCCTCATTCTGAAGTGTCATCCCTGGCTGTATTTCAGCACTTGCTGATGGACGGTAAGGAGTTTGAATTGGAATTTGAAAATCCGGTTTTGGAAGTAATTCCTACAGCTCATGGAAAAAATGTAAATATACACAATGAAAACCGCTAG
- a CDS encoding phosphatidylglycerophosphatase has product MESNKFNIIEKDYGICINNPNHFLAFSDFTVSDGIDIVENVNILKAKDEFEATAKRAEAFNQSQGSYIAQATDSLNYFVNSYGDLTIFTFVSNDLVIEDFTDSLQVVNSPKGFVDARINISHVIYLDKVLSPKDLLRILKTVVNIKAKVLSDMDLPVHVQNILNTDDFLAVLANVDVSGDGLDINNAEFDDVDVDEFKVNLEEAVEITLEDAFEKIGLTFGILDFLVAEGILIGDLVEAGLELLDDDTPDLKDRLESQIMKSLADINVSTILMAAIRLQQDLCGICMRELDGLNALYSDEVFGMAVSNQIAGTKGVLNFNRYIGAKPGIIYGLPPILDDAFAGLIAGCVSKIYDM; this is encoded by the coding sequence ATGGAAAGTAATAAATTTAACATTATCGAAAAGGATTATGGTATTTGCATTAACAATCCGAATCATTTTTTGGCTTTCAGTGATTTTACTGTAAGCGACGGTATCGACATAGTTGAAAATGTAAATATATTGAAGGCAAAGGATGAATTTGAAGCTACAGCAAAACGGGCTGAAGCATTCAATCAGTCCCAGGGTTCATACATTGCACAGGCAACTGATTCCTTGAATTACTTTGTAAATTCATATGGCGATTTGACAATTTTTACTTTTGTTTCAAATGACCTGGTCATTGAGGATTTTACAGACAGTCTGCAGGTTGTAAATTCACCCAAGGGCTTTGTGGATGCCAGAATCAATATTAGTCATGTAATCTATCTGGATAAGGTGCTTTCCCCAAAGGATTTGCTTAGGATATTAAAGACTGTAGTAAATATTAAGGCAAAAGTTTTATCCGATATGGATTTGCCGGTCCATGTACAAAATATCCTGAACACTGATGATTTTTTAGCCGTTTTGGCCAATGTTGATGTTAGTGGGGACGGCTTGGACATTAACAATGCCGAATTTGATGATGTTGATGTGGATGAGTTCAAAGTCAATCTTGAGGAAGCCGTTGAAATAACCTTGGAGGATGCATTTGAAAAGATTGGGCTGACATTCGGAATCCTTGATTTTTTAGTTGCCGAAGGAATTTTAATCGGAGATTTGGTTGAGGCAGGTCTGGAACTTTTGGATGATGATACGCCGGATTTAAAGGACAGGCTTGAATCACAAATCATGAAATCATTGGCTGACATCAATGTCTCAACTATTCTTATGGCGGCCATCAGACTGCAGCAGGATCTTTGCGGAATCTGTATGAGGGAACTTGACGGTTTGAATGCTTTATATTCGGATGAGGTTTTCGGTATGGCAGTTTCAAATCAGATTGCAGGTACCAAAGGTGTTCTCAATTTTAATCGATATATTGGTGCAAAACCGGGAATCATTTATGGACTACCGCCAATTCTTGATGATGCCTTCGCAGGCCTTATTGCAGGTTGCGTATCTAAAATATATGATATGTGA
- the cobS gene encoding adenosylcobinamide-GDP ribazoletransferase → MENDDYFEDEEFSPVRSLLGLLTFSTILPINVYTSIEYMTKLTWCWPFLHIFIGILAAICGYVSMEFLHLNSFFTAVIVYAFLMIITGYNHLDGVMDMADGVMVHGEPEKKIMVMKDSSVGAGGVATLFLVASLTIAGLYNILDYHFILGIMICEMSAKTSLLTTALLSKPLTPGIGSYFMNETNLGNYLLSTAIVLIIGDLFAGYVGLFGVVGAMISGLIIALVARRNFVLANGDVLGMSNEVGRLFSLLFMAVALFYF, encoded by the coding sequence ATGGAAAATGATGATTATTTTGAAGATGAAGAATTCTCACCTGTAAGGTCCCTATTGGGCCTTTTAACATTCTCAACAATACTTCCAATCAATGTGTATACATCAATAGAGTATATGACAAAACTCACTTGGTGCTGGCCGTTTTTGCATATTTTCATAGGAATTCTTGCGGCCATTTGCGGTTATGTTTCAATGGAATTTTTACATCTGAACTCATTTTTCACAGCAGTTATTGTTTATGCATTTTTAATGATTATAACCGGTTACAACCATCTTGACGGCGTAATGGACATGGCAGATGGGGTAATGGTTCATGGTGAACCTGAAAAGAAAATCATGGTCATGAAAGATTCTTCTGTAGGTGCGGGAGGAGTTGCAACTTTATTTTTAGTGGCCAGTTTAACAATCGCAGGACTGTATAACATTCTGGATTATCATTTCATTTTGGGAATAATGATTTGTGAGATGTCTGCAAAAACATCACTGTTAACAACTGCTCTGCTTTCAAAGCCACTGACTCCTGGAATTGGCAGTTACTTTATGAATGAAACTAATCTGGGCAATTATTTGCTTTCAACAGCAATTGTTTTAATCATCGGAGATCTATTTGCAGGTTATGTCGGTTTATTCGGTGTTGTAGGTGCTATGATATCAGGTTTGATTATTGCGCTTGTTGCAAGAAGAAATTTCGTTTTGGCCAACGGTGATGTGCTTGGCATGAGTAATGAGGTAGGTCGTCTGTTTTCATTGTTGTTCATGGCAGTAGCTTTATTTTATTTTTAA